Proteins encoded together in one Xenopus laevis strain J_2021 chromosome 6L, Xenopus_laevis_v10.1, whole genome shotgun sequence window:
- the prl.1.L gene encoding prolactin, gene 1 L homeolog: MIDPMDSSVKVAMLVILVGTSMFPVKNGVTSLPICPDGGTNCQMSTGALFDKAVKLSHYIHSLSSEMFNEFDERFTPSRRFLAKSIMSCHTSSLNTPEDKEQAQQIQHEDLLNLVMRVLKSWNDPLLHMVAEVQDIREAPDTILWKTVEVEEQTKRLLEGMEKIVGRIHPFDLENDVNSLWSGPPAAQSADENSRLFAFYNLLHCLRRDSHKIDNYLKLLKCRLIHDSNC; encoded by the exons ATGATTGATCCGATGGACTCATCTGTGAAAg TTGCAATGTTGGTGATTCTTGTTGGAACCAGTATGTTTCCAGTGAAAAATGGTGTGACTTCCCTACCAATATGTCCAGATGGAGGAACCAACTGCCAGATGTCAACCGGAGCTCTTTTTGATAAGGCAGTGAAACTTTCCCATTATATCCATTCTCTCTCCTCTGAAATGTTCAATGAATTT gATGAACGCTTTACACCAAGTCGAAGATTCTTAGCAAAGTCTATTATGAGTTGCCATACCTCCTCATTAAATACTCCGGAGGACAAGGAGCAAGCACAGCAAATTCAA CATGAAGACCTGCTGAACTTAGTGATGAGAGTTCTGAAGTCTTGGAACGATCCTTTACTCCACATGGTTGCGGAAGTTCAAGATATTAGGGAAGCGCCAGACACAATTCTTTGGAAAACTGTTGAAGTTGAAGAACAAACCAAACGACTTCTGGAAGGCATGGAAAAAATAGTTGGAAGG ATTCATCCTTTTGACTTGGAAAACGATGTAAACTCACTGTGGTCTGGCCCACCAGCAGCCCAGTCAGCAGATGAAAATTCTCGTCTCTTTGCCTTTTACAACCTCCTGCACTGCCTTCGCAGGGATTCCCATAAGATTGACAATTACTTAAAGCTTCTGAAGTGTCGCCTTATTCATGACAGCAACTGTTAG